A single genomic interval of Antechinus flavipes isolate AdamAnt ecotype Samford, QLD, Australia chromosome 1, AdamAnt_v2, whole genome shotgun sequence harbors:
- the NOL6 gene encoding nucleolar protein 6 isoform X1, whose protein sequence is MGPASRGATRRRVPRDSEVIEPAVEDMESQENKDIPSSKKRRTGAQDGGLLPPVELSQAQLYKEPTNEELSQMKETENLFHSNLLRMQMEELLKEVRLKEKKQQRIDAFLHKIKQRLLTVPSTKVTEMTDQSWLPKDIRVPFIQKPYAVKGRFQFLPPTQVTVVGSYLLGTCVRPDVNIDVVLTMPKEILQDKDGLNQRYLRKRALYIAHLGHHLSRDPLFGSVRFSYTNGCHLKPLLLLRPAGKDERLVTVRLHPCPPPGFFRLCRLLPSKNNVRTTWFWDKTIPEEGKGVLDTPTPHYNTLLLCDEVMESHLHLLSAMLASSPGLRDGIILLKVWLRQRDLHKGVGGFSGFIVSMLVAFLVSSRKISKSMSGYQVLRNALQFLAATDLTVNGISLCRSLDPSLPAVADFHQAFSVVFVDPSGYLNLCADVTVPTYQQVQHEAQLSMTMLDDKTVDGFQMLLMTPKPMIRTFDHVLHIHPLNCLYAACRRLKMWSELLDHGGDYVAAILPTLTTLLERGLGSRLILLTHSRAPVPEWEINQNPPKHKDWGGLTLGLLLRPEGLVSVLEMGPEADHPEAADFRQFWGPRSELRRFQDGSIREAVLWKAESMAEKRLLPHQVITHLLKLHVGIPESYVHYVGGSLDPLIRVPKETHSTGEEALAMVVRSYDHLSRQLWGLKGLPLTVTSVQGAHPALRYTDVFSPVPVWFDHTFHDHLEKRDALLPRSSKPCPAFVDPINVVCHLEGSGQWPQDADAIQRVRAAFQLRLAEVLNQEHGLQCSAKASHTDVYKDGYVFRVRVAYHREPQILKESCTPEGMITLRDTPASILLDRDTRQLPQLTSALHGLQQQHSAFSGVARLAKRWVRAQLLSDGLTEESLDLMAASLFLQPAPFTPPSSPQVGFLRFLSLLSTFDWKNNPLIINLNGELTAEDQAEIHSHFLESRIRLPVMVIATPQDRNHSLWTKDKPSAQILHHLVNLAAKALSVLENQLMNPSKSGDIRMVFRPALDVYDVLIRLNPRHIPRHREAVDLPAASFSRGLLQSADSSPRLPVLCYDPPTLYLDQLRKAFGDLALFFYDQHGGEVIGVLWRPDSFQPQPFKATSVQGRMVVSQRGDLVTVPNVEAILEDFAILGKGLVQTVEAQSEKWTV, encoded by the exons ATGGGGCCGGCATCCCGAGGAGCAACCCGACGTCGGGTTCCCAGGGACTCTGAG GTAATAGAACCTGCTGTGGAAGACATGGAGTCACAGGAAAACAAGGATATTCCTTCCTCTAAGAAGCGTCGGACTGGGGCTCAGGATGGAGGACTCCTGCCACCTGTGGAGCTGAGCCAAGCCCAACTGTACAAGGAACCCACAAATGAAGAATTAAGCCagatgaaagagacagaaaaccTCTTCCACTCCAACCTCCTCCGGATGCAG ATGGAGGAGCTGTTGAAAGAGGTGAGACTGAAGGAGAAGAAGCAACAACGGATTGATGCCTTCTTGCATAAAATTAAGCAACGACTTCTTACTGTCCCTTCAACCAAGGTTACTGAG ATGACAGACCAGTCGTGGCTGCCCAAAGACATCAGAGTACCATTCATCCAGAAGCCTTATGCTGTGAAAGGTCGCTTCCAGTTCTTGCCTCCCACTCAGGTTACTGTGGTGGGTAGCTACCTGCTGGGAACTTGTGTCCGACCAGATGTCAATATTGATGTAGTGTTGACTATGCCAAAG GAGATCCTACAGGATAAGGACGGGCTAAATCAGCGCTACCTAAGAAAGCGTGCCCTCTACATAGCTCATCTGGGCCACCACTTGTCCCGGGACCCGCTCTTTGGCAGTGTCCGTTTCTCCTACACGAATGGTTGTCACCTGAAGCCCCTGCTGCTTCTCCGTCCCGCAG GAAAGGATGAGCGGCTGGTCACTGTGCGCCTGCACCCCTGTCCGCCCCCTGGGTTCTTCCGTCTGTGTCGCCTGCTGCCCTCCAAGAACAACGTCCGTACCACTTGGTTCTGGGACAAGACGATTCCAGAGGAGGGTAAGG gTGTCCTGGATACTCCTACCCCTCACTATAATACCTTGCTTCTCTGTGATGAAGTTATGGAATCTCATCTTCATCTGCTGTCAGCCATGCTTGCTTCCTCCCCTGGTCTCCGGGATGGCATTATTTTGCTTAAAGTCTGGCTGCGACAGCGGGATCTGCATAAG GGCGTAGGAGGCTTCAGTGGCTTCATTGTTTCCATGTTGGTGGCCTTCTTAGTGTCTTCTCGAAAAATCAGCAAGTCTATGAGTGGCTATCAAGTGCTGAGGAATGCATTGCAGTTTCTAG CTGCCACGGATCTGACAGTCAATGGCATCAGCTTATGTCGTAGTTTGGATCCATCCCTG CCAGCTGTGGCTGACTTCCATCAGGCCTTCTCTGTGGTCTTTGTGGATCCATCAGGCTACCTTAATCTGTGTGCTGATGTCACAGTTCCCACCTATCAGCAG GTGCAACATGAAGCCCAGCTGTCTATGACTATGCTGGATGATAAGACTGTAGATGGGTTCCAGATGCTGCTTATGACACCCAAACCAATGATCCGGACCTTTGACCATGTTCTCCA tATACATCCCCTAAACTGTCTGTATGCTGCCTGCCGGAGGCTAAAGATGTGGTCAGAACTGCTGGACCATGGGGGAGACTATGTGGCTGCCATACTTCCCACCTTGACTACCCTTCTGGAACGGGGCCTGGGCTCCCGTTTGATCTTATTGACCCATTCTCGGGCTCCTGTGCCTGAG TGGGAGATCAACCAGAACCCACCAAAGCACAAGGATTGGGGAGGCTTGACGTTGGGACTGTTACTCCGGCCTGAAGGACTAGTCAGTGTCCTAGAGATGGGACCCGAAGCTGATCACCCAGAG GCTGCTGATTTCCGCCAGTTCTGGGGCCCACGATCTGAGCTGAGGCGTTTCCAGGATGGGTCAATCCGGGAGGCTGTTCTTTGGAAGGCTGAATCCATGGCCGAGAAACGCCTCCTGCCCCACCAGGTGATCACTCACCTCCTGAAACT cCATGTAGGTATACCTGAGTCCTATGTACATTATGTAGGGGGCTCCCTGGACCCTCTGATCAGAGTCCCCAAAGAG ACTCACAGCACAGGTGAGGAGGCGCTGGCCATGGTTGTACGCTCCTATGACCACCTGAGCCGCCAGCTGTGGGGGCTCAAAGGGTTGCCTCTGACTGTCACCTCTGTTCAGGGAGCTCACCCTGCCCTGCGATATACCGAC GTGTTCTCCCCTGTTCCTGTTTGGTTTGATCACACATTCCATGACCACCTGGAAAAACGGGACGCACTGCTTCCTCGGTCCAGCAAGCCCTGCCCTGCCTTTGTGGATCCCATAAATG TGGTGTGTCATCTAGAGGGTAGTGGGCAATGGCCCCAAGATGCAGATGCCATCCAGCGTGTTAGAGCTGCCTTTCAGTTGCGTCTGGCAGAGGTGTTGAATCAAGAGCATGGACTCCAGTGTTCAGCTAAGGCTTCCCATACTGATGTCTACAAG GACGGTTATGTTTTTCGAGTCCGAGTGGCATATCACCGGGAACCCCAAATCCTAAAGGAATCCTGTACCCCAGAGGGAATGATCACACTGAGAGATACACCTGCCTCAATCCTTCTTGATCGGGACACACGGCAACTGCCCCAGCTCACGAGTGCCTTACATGG GCTCCAGCAACAGCATTCAGCTTTCTCTGGTGTGGCCCGTCTGGCAAAGCGCTGGGTCCGGGCCCAGCTCCTCAGTGATGGATTGACAGAGGAGAGCCTAGACTTGATGGCTGCCTCCCTCTTCCTGCAACCTGCTCCTTTTACCCCACCCAG TTCCCCCCAGGTTGGCTTTCTCCGGTTCCTGTCCCTGCTGTCCACATTTGACTGGAAAAATAATCCCCTTATTATTAACCTGAATGGTGAACTCACAG CTGAGGATCAAGCAGAGATTCATAGCCATTTCCTAGAATCTCGAATCCGCCTTCCTGTCATGGTTATTGCCACACCCCAAGACCGAAACCACTCCTTATGGACAAAGGACAAACCCTCAGCTCAG ATCCTGCATCACCTTGTGAACCTAGCAGCTAAAGCTCTGTCAGTCCTAGAGAACCAGTTGATGAATCCTTCTAAGTCTGGAGATATCAGG ATGGTATTCCGGCCGGCCCTGGATGTTTATGATGTGCTAATCCGCCTGAATCCCCGGCACATCCCCAGGCATCGAGAGGCTGTGGACCTACCTGCAGCTTCCTTCAGCAGAGGTCTCCTTCAGAGTGCTGACTCCTCCCCCCGGCTGCCCGTCCTCTGCTATGACCCTCCAACCCTCTACCTTGATCAGCTCAGA
- the NOL6 gene encoding nucleolar protein 6 isoform X2, translated as MGPASRGATRRRVPRDSEVIEPAVEDMESQENKDIPSSKKRRTGAQDGGLLPPVELSQAQLYKEPTNEELSQMKETENLFHSNLLRMQMEELLKEVRLKEKKQQRIDAFLHKIKQRLLTVPSTKVTEMTDQSWLPKDIRVPFIQKPYAVKGRFQFLPPTQVTVVGSYLLGTCVRPDVNIDVVLTMPKEILQDKDGLNQRYLRKRALYIAHLGHHLSRDPLFGSVRFSYTNGCHLKPLLLLRPAGKDERLVTVRLHPCPPPGFFRLCRLLPSKNNVRTTWFWDKTIPEEGVLDTPTPHYNTLLLCDEVMESHLHLLSAMLASSPGLRDGIILLKVWLRQRDLHKGVGGFSGFIVSMLVAFLVSSRKISKSMSGYQVLRNALQFLAATDLTVNGISLCRSLDPSLPAVADFHQAFSVVFVDPSGYLNLCADVTVPTYQQVQHEAQLSMTMLDDKTVDGFQMLLMTPKPMIRTFDHVLHIHPLNCLYAACRRLKMWSELLDHGGDYVAAILPTLTTLLERGLGSRLILLTHSRAPVPEWEINQNPPKHKDWGGLTLGLLLRPEGLVSVLEMGPEADHPEAADFRQFWGPRSELRRFQDGSIREAVLWKAESMAEKRLLPHQVITHLLKLHVGIPESYVHYVGGSLDPLIRVPKETHSTGEEALAMVVRSYDHLSRQLWGLKGLPLTVTSVQGAHPALRYTDVFSPVPVWFDHTFHDHLEKRDALLPRSSKPCPAFVDPINVVCHLEGSGQWPQDADAIQRVRAAFQLRLAEVLNQEHGLQCSAKASHTDVYKDGYVFRVRVAYHREPQILKESCTPEGMITLRDTPASILLDRDTRQLPQLTSALHGLQQQHSAFSGVARLAKRWVRAQLLSDGLTEESLDLMAASLFLQPAPFTPPSSPQVGFLRFLSLLSTFDWKNNPLIINLNGELTAEDQAEIHSHFLESRIRLPVMVIATPQDRNHSLWTKDKPSAQILHHLVNLAAKALSVLENQLMNPSKSGDIRMVFRPALDVYDVLIRLNPRHIPRHREAVDLPAASFSRGLLQSADSSPRLPVLCYDPPTLYLDQLRKAFGDLALFFYDQHGGEVIGVLWRPDSFQPQPFKATSVQGRMVVSQRGDLVTVPNVEAILEDFAILGKGLVQTVEAQSEKWTV; from the exons ATGGGGCCGGCATCCCGAGGAGCAACCCGACGTCGGGTTCCCAGGGACTCTGAG GTAATAGAACCTGCTGTGGAAGACATGGAGTCACAGGAAAACAAGGATATTCCTTCCTCTAAGAAGCGTCGGACTGGGGCTCAGGATGGAGGACTCCTGCCACCTGTGGAGCTGAGCCAAGCCCAACTGTACAAGGAACCCACAAATGAAGAATTAAGCCagatgaaagagacagaaaaccTCTTCCACTCCAACCTCCTCCGGATGCAG ATGGAGGAGCTGTTGAAAGAGGTGAGACTGAAGGAGAAGAAGCAACAACGGATTGATGCCTTCTTGCATAAAATTAAGCAACGACTTCTTACTGTCCCTTCAACCAAGGTTACTGAG ATGACAGACCAGTCGTGGCTGCCCAAAGACATCAGAGTACCATTCATCCAGAAGCCTTATGCTGTGAAAGGTCGCTTCCAGTTCTTGCCTCCCACTCAGGTTACTGTGGTGGGTAGCTACCTGCTGGGAACTTGTGTCCGACCAGATGTCAATATTGATGTAGTGTTGACTATGCCAAAG GAGATCCTACAGGATAAGGACGGGCTAAATCAGCGCTACCTAAGAAAGCGTGCCCTCTACATAGCTCATCTGGGCCACCACTTGTCCCGGGACCCGCTCTTTGGCAGTGTCCGTTTCTCCTACACGAATGGTTGTCACCTGAAGCCCCTGCTGCTTCTCCGTCCCGCAG GAAAGGATGAGCGGCTGGTCACTGTGCGCCTGCACCCCTGTCCGCCCCCTGGGTTCTTCCGTCTGTGTCGCCTGCTGCCCTCCAAGAACAACGTCCGTACCACTTGGTTCTGGGACAAGACGATTCCAGAGGAGG gTGTCCTGGATACTCCTACCCCTCACTATAATACCTTGCTTCTCTGTGATGAAGTTATGGAATCTCATCTTCATCTGCTGTCAGCCATGCTTGCTTCCTCCCCTGGTCTCCGGGATGGCATTATTTTGCTTAAAGTCTGGCTGCGACAGCGGGATCTGCATAAG GGCGTAGGAGGCTTCAGTGGCTTCATTGTTTCCATGTTGGTGGCCTTCTTAGTGTCTTCTCGAAAAATCAGCAAGTCTATGAGTGGCTATCAAGTGCTGAGGAATGCATTGCAGTTTCTAG CTGCCACGGATCTGACAGTCAATGGCATCAGCTTATGTCGTAGTTTGGATCCATCCCTG CCAGCTGTGGCTGACTTCCATCAGGCCTTCTCTGTGGTCTTTGTGGATCCATCAGGCTACCTTAATCTGTGTGCTGATGTCACAGTTCCCACCTATCAGCAG GTGCAACATGAAGCCCAGCTGTCTATGACTATGCTGGATGATAAGACTGTAGATGGGTTCCAGATGCTGCTTATGACACCCAAACCAATGATCCGGACCTTTGACCATGTTCTCCA tATACATCCCCTAAACTGTCTGTATGCTGCCTGCCGGAGGCTAAAGATGTGGTCAGAACTGCTGGACCATGGGGGAGACTATGTGGCTGCCATACTTCCCACCTTGACTACCCTTCTGGAACGGGGCCTGGGCTCCCGTTTGATCTTATTGACCCATTCTCGGGCTCCTGTGCCTGAG TGGGAGATCAACCAGAACCCACCAAAGCACAAGGATTGGGGAGGCTTGACGTTGGGACTGTTACTCCGGCCTGAAGGACTAGTCAGTGTCCTAGAGATGGGACCCGAAGCTGATCACCCAGAG GCTGCTGATTTCCGCCAGTTCTGGGGCCCACGATCTGAGCTGAGGCGTTTCCAGGATGGGTCAATCCGGGAGGCTGTTCTTTGGAAGGCTGAATCCATGGCCGAGAAACGCCTCCTGCCCCACCAGGTGATCACTCACCTCCTGAAACT cCATGTAGGTATACCTGAGTCCTATGTACATTATGTAGGGGGCTCCCTGGACCCTCTGATCAGAGTCCCCAAAGAG ACTCACAGCACAGGTGAGGAGGCGCTGGCCATGGTTGTACGCTCCTATGACCACCTGAGCCGCCAGCTGTGGGGGCTCAAAGGGTTGCCTCTGACTGTCACCTCTGTTCAGGGAGCTCACCCTGCCCTGCGATATACCGAC GTGTTCTCCCCTGTTCCTGTTTGGTTTGATCACACATTCCATGACCACCTGGAAAAACGGGACGCACTGCTTCCTCGGTCCAGCAAGCCCTGCCCTGCCTTTGTGGATCCCATAAATG TGGTGTGTCATCTAGAGGGTAGTGGGCAATGGCCCCAAGATGCAGATGCCATCCAGCGTGTTAGAGCTGCCTTTCAGTTGCGTCTGGCAGAGGTGTTGAATCAAGAGCATGGACTCCAGTGTTCAGCTAAGGCTTCCCATACTGATGTCTACAAG GACGGTTATGTTTTTCGAGTCCGAGTGGCATATCACCGGGAACCCCAAATCCTAAAGGAATCCTGTACCCCAGAGGGAATGATCACACTGAGAGATACACCTGCCTCAATCCTTCTTGATCGGGACACACGGCAACTGCCCCAGCTCACGAGTGCCTTACATGG GCTCCAGCAACAGCATTCAGCTTTCTCTGGTGTGGCCCGTCTGGCAAAGCGCTGGGTCCGGGCCCAGCTCCTCAGTGATGGATTGACAGAGGAGAGCCTAGACTTGATGGCTGCCTCCCTCTTCCTGCAACCTGCTCCTTTTACCCCACCCAG TTCCCCCCAGGTTGGCTTTCTCCGGTTCCTGTCCCTGCTGTCCACATTTGACTGGAAAAATAATCCCCTTATTATTAACCTGAATGGTGAACTCACAG CTGAGGATCAAGCAGAGATTCATAGCCATTTCCTAGAATCTCGAATCCGCCTTCCTGTCATGGTTATTGCCACACCCCAAGACCGAAACCACTCCTTATGGACAAAGGACAAACCCTCAGCTCAG ATCCTGCATCACCTTGTGAACCTAGCAGCTAAAGCTCTGTCAGTCCTAGAGAACCAGTTGATGAATCCTTCTAAGTCTGGAGATATCAGG ATGGTATTCCGGCCGGCCCTGGATGTTTATGATGTGCTAATCCGCCTGAATCCCCGGCACATCCCCAGGCATCGAGAGGCTGTGGACCTACCTGCAGCTTCCTTCAGCAGAGGTCTCCTTCAGAGTGCTGACTCCTCCCCCCGGCTGCCCGTCCTCTGCTATGACCCTCCAACCCTCTACCTTGATCAGCTCAGA